The following coding sequences lie in one Arachis hypogaea cultivar Tifrunner chromosome 4, arahy.Tifrunner.gnm2.J5K5, whole genome shotgun sequence genomic window:
- the LOC112797634 gene encoding mogroside I-E synthase, with protein MEKENGKAVHCVVLAYPAQGHINPMIQFSKRLLHEGVKVTLVTTLFYGKSLENFPPSMSFETISDGFDNGRHGEGLKLSVYNEVFAQRGSQTLSEVLEKCAVSGYPVDCIIYDSFMPWALDVAKKFGIAGASYLTQNMPVNSVYYHVHIGKLRAPLTEDEILIPMLPKLQHRDMPSFFLSYQEDPAFLEMLVEQFSNIHEADWVLCNAFYELEKEVIDWTKKIWPKFRTIGPSIPSMFLDKRLKDDEEYGVTQFKSEECMDWLDKKAKGSVLYVSFGSLVPLDEEQIREVAYGLRDSGRYFLWVVRASEEAKLPKDFAKNSEKGLVVTWCSQLKVLSHEAVGCFVTHCGWNSTLEALSLGVPVIAVPQWSDQATNAKYLVDVWKVGIRPVVDEKKIMRKEALEDCIKELMESDKGKEIRINAVKLKNLAIEAVSEGGSSNKNIIEFVNSLKGY; from the exons atggagaagGAAAATGGCAAAGCAGTGCACTGTGTGGTGCTAGCATACCCTGCACAAGGACACATAAACCCCATGATTCAATTCTCCAAGCGTTTGCTACATGAGGGTGTAAAAGTGACACTTGTCACAACACTATTCTACGGCAAAAGCTTGGAGAATTTCCCACCTTCAATGTCCTTTGAGACAATCTCAGATGGGTTTGACAATGGAAGACATGGTGAGGGACTTAAACTCAGTGTCTATAATGAAGTTTTCGCTCAAAGAGGGTCACAAACTTTAAGTGAGGTTCTAGAGAAGTGTGCTGTTTCAGGGTACCCTGTAGATTGCATAATCTATGATTCATTCATGCCTTGGGCTCTTGATGTTGCTAAGAAATTTGGTATAGCTGGTGCTTCTTATCTTACTCAGAATATGCCTGTGAATAGTGTTTACTATCATGTTCATATTGGAAAGCTTAGGGCCCCACTTACTGAGGATGAGATTTTGATTCCTATGTTACCAAAGCTTCAACATAGGGACATGCCTTCTTTCTTCCTTAGCTATCAAGAAGATCCTGCTTTTCTTGAGATGCTTGTCGAACAGTTTTCTAACATTCATGAGGCTGATTGGGTGCTCTGTAATGCATTCTATGAGTTGGAGAAAGAG GTAATTGATTGGACAAAAAAGATTTGGCCAAAATTCAGGACTATAGGACCAAGCATACCATCAATGTTCTTAGACAAACGCCTTAAAGATGATGAAGAATACGGTGTAACACAATTCAAGAGCGAAGAATGTATGGATTGGCTAGACAAGAAGGCAAAAGGGTCAGTTCTATACGTATCATTCGGAAGTTTGGTTCCGCTAGACGAAGAACAAATAAGAGAAGTAGCTTATGGTTTGAGAGATAGTGGTAGATACTTCTTATGGGTAGTTAGAGCCTCAGAAGAAGCAAAACTCCCAAAAGATTTTGCAAAGAATTCAGAAAAGGGTTTAGTAGTGACATGGTGCTCTCAACTAAAGGTTTTGTCTCATGAGGCTGTTGGGTGTTTTGTAACACATTGTGGTTGGAATTCTACATTAGAAGCATTGAGTTTAGGTGTTCCTGTTATTGCTGTGCCTCAATGGTCAGATCAAGCTACAAATGCTAAGTACCTTGTTGATGTTTGGAAAGTGGGGATCAGGCCTGTGGTTGATGAGAAAAAGATTATGAGGAAGGAAGCATTGGAGGATTGTATTAAGGAGTTAATGGAAAGTGATAAGGGCAAAGAGATTAGGATTAATGCTGTGAAGTTGAAGAATTTGGCTATTGAAGCTGTTAGTGAAGGTGGAAGCTCCAATAAGAATATTATAGAATTTGTGAATagtttaaaaggttattga